One stretch of Caldinitratiruptor microaerophilus DNA includes these proteins:
- a CDS encoding ABC transporter ATP-binding protein encodes MLALESVSKVYRHGDGSVAALDHVSLEVAPGDFVVITGRSGSGKTTLLAVSGGLTRPDAGRVRVDGVDLWSLTDDRRTALRAEKLGFVFQFASLVPTLTVLENVLLPTAFLPARRTIGARARALELLERVGLSDKVGSYPWQLSGGQQKRVAVARALLGRPALLLADEPTGDLDEETEADIVDLFRTCNAAGTAVLMVTHNTQLAAQATRHLRMSRGRLHEAGDAEARSRPA; translated from the coding sequence GTGCTGGCGCTGGAATCCGTGAGCAAGGTGTACCGGCACGGGGATGGATCCGTGGCGGCGCTCGACCACGTGAGCCTCGAGGTGGCCCCCGGCGACTTCGTCGTGATCACTGGGCGATCGGGCAGTGGCAAGACCACGCTCCTGGCGGTCTCGGGTGGGCTGACCCGGCCCGACGCCGGGCGGGTGCGGGTGGACGGGGTCGACCTCTGGAGCCTGACGGACGACCGCCGCACCGCGCTGCGGGCCGAGAAGCTGGGCTTCGTCTTCCAGTTCGCCAGCCTCGTCCCCACGCTGACGGTGCTGGAGAACGTGCTGCTGCCGACGGCTTTCCTGCCCGCACGCCGCACGATCGGGGCGCGCGCCCGGGCGCTCGAGCTTCTCGAGCGGGTGGGGCTGTCCGACAAGGTCGGAAGCTACCCGTGGCAGCTGTCCGGTGGCCAGCAGAAACGCGTGGCCGTCGCCCGGGCTCTTCTGGGCCGGCCCGCCCTTCTCCTCGCCGACGAGCCCACAGGCGACCTCGACGAGGAGACCGAGGCCGACATCGTGGACCTGTTCCGGACCTGCAACGCTGCCGGGACGGCCGTCCTCATGGTGACCCACAACACCCAGCTGGCCGCTCAGGCCACCCGCCACCTGCGGATGAGCCGTGGCCGGCTGCACGAGGCGGGGGACGCGGAGGCCCGCTCCCGCCCGGCCTGA
- a CDS encoding multicopper oxidase family protein, which produces MTRMVSHKTTRRNLLKTVGIAAGAGLAASYLGACARKEDTKPAAAGGTAQEMASQQSSGTSGELTPDLIDKAHETVVKQFPAKTEGEGCLPLEPKIDGDVKVFELTCKEVDWEVKPGIKIKAWTYNGTVPGPLLRFKEGDKVRIVIKNELPESTSLHLHDLRVPNKFDGVTYVTNPPIKPGETQVYEFVATAPGSHMYHSHHNAYEQITRGLAGGIIVDPKDGRNYGETQDIMILLNDGALGYTINGKQFPATKPIVAKKGEIVRLRLMNTGQLYHPFHLHGLPMKIVEIDGFPLANPWMCDTISLNPGNRYDAIVKADNPGVWAFHCHVLTHAESPQGMHSMVTVFIVQE; this is translated from the coding sequence ATGACGCGCATGGTGTCCCACAAGACGACCCGCCGCAACCTCCTCAAGACCGTCGGTATCGCCGCTGGCGCCGGGCTGGCTGCCTCCTACCTGGGGGCGTGTGCCCGGAAGGAGGACACGAAGCCGGCTGCTGCGGGCGGGACCGCCCAGGAGATGGCGTCCCAGCAGTCATCCGGCACCTCCGGGGAACTGACGCCGGACCTGATCGACAAGGCCCACGAGACCGTCGTGAAGCAGTTCCCCGCCAAGACGGAAGGCGAGGGCTGCTTGCCCTTGGAGCCGAAGATCGACGGGGACGTGAAGGTTTTCGAATTGACGTGCAAGGAGGTCGACTGGGAGGTCAAGCCGGGCATCAAGATCAAGGCCTGGACGTACAACGGGACGGTTCCCGGCCCGCTCCTCCGGTTCAAGGAAGGTGACAAGGTCCGCATCGTCATCAAGAACGAACTGCCGGAGTCCACGTCCCTGCACCTGCACGACCTCCGGGTGCCGAACAAGTTCGACGGCGTCACCTACGTCACCAACCCGCCCATCAAGCCCGGGGAGACCCAGGTCTACGAGTTCGTGGCCACCGCGCCGGGTTCCCACATGTACCACTCGCACCACAACGCCTACGAGCAGATCACCCGGGGTCTGGCCGGCGGCATCATCGTTGACCCGAAAGACGGCCGCAACTACGGAGAAACTCAGGACATCATGATCCTGCTGAACGACGGCGCCCTGGGGTACACCATCAACGGCAAGCAGTTCCCCGCTACTAAGCCGATCGTGGCCAAGAAAGGCGAGATCGTGCGGCTGCGCTTGATGAACACCGGCCAGTTGTACCATCCGTTCCACCTGCACGGGCTGCCCATGAAGATCGTGGAGATCGACGGATTCCCCCTCGCCAACCCGTGGATGTGCGACACCATTTCGCTCAACCCGGGTAACCGCTATGACGCCATCGTGAAGGCCGACAACCCTGGCGTGTGGGCCTTCCACTGCCACGTGCTCACCCACGCCGAGAGCCCGCAGGGCATGCACAGCATGGTCACGGTGTTCATCGTACAGGAATGA
- a CDS encoding mechanosensitive ion channel family protein, with protein MPESVHLLLARTAPVVVATLAGVVAVPWLLRRAVRRLGPRTHPAMGPALEATVPGVQIGIAVWGVGALLRRLGADLGPWVSVLAIAALSWAAVRVGGRAVEAFGEALRPAGALPSDQDRRLGTMVRVLRRLVEVTVGGVAALVILNRLDVDIRPILTAAGVGGVALGLGAQSLVRDLIGGFFILAEDQMRVGDVVKIGDASGVVEEIGLRTTVLRALDGTVHVIPNGQITTVSNLTKNWSRYLVDITVAYKEDVDRVMAVLRRVGEELAADPNFAPYILEPLQILGVDDFAASGVVIRVMWTTVPLKQWDVGREFRRRVKQAFDREGIEIPIPHLRLYVGEPGGRERDRPAGDGPAGR; from the coding sequence ATGCCCGAGTCCGTGCACCTGCTGCTCGCCCGCACCGCCCCCGTCGTCGTGGCGACCCTGGCCGGGGTCGTCGCCGTGCCCTGGCTTCTGCGGCGGGCCGTCCGCCGCCTGGGCCCCCGGACCCACCCTGCGATGGGGCCGGCCCTGGAGGCGACCGTGCCGGGGGTGCAGATCGGGATCGCCGTGTGGGGGGTGGGGGCGCTCCTCCGCCGCCTGGGGGCCGACCTCGGGCCGTGGGTCAGCGTGCTGGCCATCGCGGCCCTGTCCTGGGCGGCCGTGCGCGTGGGCGGCCGGGCGGTGGAGGCCTTCGGGGAGGCGCTGCGGCCTGCCGGGGCGCTGCCCTCGGATCAGGACCGCCGGCTGGGCACCATGGTGCGCGTCCTGCGCCGGCTCGTCGAGGTCACGGTGGGAGGGGTGGCCGCGCTCGTCATCCTGAACCGGCTGGACGTCGACATCCGCCCCATCCTGACCGCCGCGGGGGTCGGCGGCGTCGCCCTGGGCCTGGGCGCCCAGAGCCTGGTCCGCGACCTCATCGGCGGCTTCTTCATCCTGGCCGAGGACCAGATGCGGGTCGGGGACGTGGTGAAGATCGGCGATGCCAGCGGGGTGGTGGAGGAGATCGGCCTGCGGACCACGGTGCTGCGGGCGCTGGACGGAACGGTGCACGTGATCCCGAACGGCCAGATCACGACGGTCAGCAACCTGACGAAGAACTGGTCCCGGTACCTCGTCGACATCACGGTCGCGTACAAGGAGGACGTCGACCGGGTCATGGCGGTCCTGCGCCGCGTGGGGGAGGAACTGGCGGCCGATCCGAATTTCGCGCCGTACATCCTGGAGCCGCTGCAGATCCTCGGGGTCGACGACTTCGCCGCCTCCGGCGTGGTCATCCGGGTGATGTGGACGACCGTGCCGCTCAAGCAGTGGGACGTGGGCCGGGAGTTCCGGCGCCGGGTGAAGCAGGCCTTCGACCGGGAGGGCATCGAGATCCCGATCCCGCACCTCCGGCTGTACGTGGGTGAACCGGGAGGGCGCGAACGGGACCGGCCCGCCGGCGACGGGCCGGCGGGCCGGTGA
- the groL gene encoding chaperonin GroEL (60 kDa chaperone family; promotes refolding of misfolded polypeptides especially under stressful conditions; forms two stacked rings of heptamers to form a barrel-shaped 14mer; ends can be capped by GroES; misfolded proteins enter the barrel where they are refolded when GroES binds) translates to MPAKIVLFDEEARRALERGVDKLANTVKVTLGPRGRNVVLDKKFGAPAVSNDGVSIAREIELEDPFENMGAQLVKEVATKTNDVAGDGTTTATVLAQAIVKEGLKNVTAGANPMILKRGIEKAVNRAVEELRKLARPVEGRKDIAEVASISAHDREIGELVAEAMEKVGKDGVITVEEAKTLQTELETVEGMQFDRGYISPYFVTDAEKMEAVLNEPYILITDKKISSVQDLLPVLEKIVQRGKPLLVIAEDVEGEALATLVVNKLRGTLQVAAVKAPGFGDRRKAMLEDIAILTGGRVISEELGRKLDSTGIEDLGQARLVRVAKEETTIVDGRGNEADIKARIAAIKKQIEETTSDFDKEKLQERLAKLAGGVAVIKVGAATEVEMKEKKLRIEDALNATRAAVEEGIVAGGGTAYINIQPAIDDLIKTLDGDEKVGAQIVRRALEEPLRTIAANSGVDGSIVVEKVRNLPKGQGFDALTEQYVDMVSAGIIDPVKVSRSALQNAASIASLILTTESLVTEKPEKEKGKPGAPDMDMM, encoded by the coding sequence ATGCCTGCCAAGATCGTGCTGTTTGACGAGGAGGCCCGTCGGGCCCTGGAGCGGGGCGTCGACAAGCTTGCCAACACGGTGAAGGTGACCCTCGGGCCCCGGGGCCGCAACGTGGTCCTGGACAAGAAGTTCGGCGCGCCGGCGGTCTCCAACGACGGTGTCTCGATCGCCCGGGAGATCGAGCTCGAGGACCCCTTCGAGAACATGGGGGCGCAGCTCGTCAAGGAAGTCGCCACGAAGACGAACGACGTCGCCGGTGACGGCACCACCACGGCCACCGTGCTGGCCCAGGCCATCGTGAAGGAGGGCCTGAAGAACGTCACCGCGGGCGCCAACCCGATGATCCTGAAGCGCGGCATCGAGAAGGCCGTGAACCGGGCGGTGGAGGAGCTGCGCAAGCTGGCCCGTCCGGTCGAGGGCCGCAAGGACATCGCCGAGGTCGCCTCCATCTCCGCGCACGACCGGGAGATCGGCGAGCTGGTCGCCGAGGCGATGGAGAAGGTTGGCAAGGACGGCGTCATCACCGTGGAGGAGGCCAAGACCCTCCAGACCGAGCTCGAGACCGTCGAGGGCATGCAGTTCGACCGCGGCTACATCTCTCCGTACTTCGTGACCGACGCGGAGAAGATGGAGGCCGTCCTGAACGAGCCCTACATCCTGATCACGGACAAGAAGATCTCCTCCGTCCAGGATCTGCTGCCGGTCCTGGAGAAGATCGTGCAGCGCGGCAAGCCGCTCCTGGTGATCGCCGAGGACGTCGAGGGCGAGGCCCTGGCGACGCTCGTGGTGAACAAGCTGCGCGGCACCCTGCAGGTGGCGGCCGTCAAGGCCCCGGGCTTCGGTGACCGGCGCAAGGCCATGCTCGAGGACATCGCCATCCTCACCGGCGGCCGCGTGATCTCCGAGGAGCTGGGCCGCAAGCTCGACTCCACCGGCATCGAGGACCTCGGCCAGGCCCGGCTGGTGCGGGTCGCCAAGGAAGAGACCACCATCGTCGACGGGCGCGGCAACGAGGCGGACATCAAGGCCCGCATCGCCGCCATCAAGAAGCAGATCGAGGAGACCACCTCGGACTTCGACAAGGAGAAGCTGCAGGAGCGGCTCGCCAAGCTGGCCGGCGGCGTGGCCGTCATCAAGGTCGGCGCGGCGACCGAGGTGGAGATGAAGGAGAAGAAGCTCCGCATCGAGGACGCCCTGAACGCCACCCGGGCGGCGGTCGAGGAGGGCATCGTGGCCGGTGGCGGCACCGCCTACATCAACATCCAGCCGGCCATCGACGACCTCATCAAGACCCTCGACGGCGACGAGAAGGTGGGCGCCCAGATCGTCCGCCGGGCCCTGGAGGAGCCGCTCCGGACGATCGCGGCCAACTCCGGCGTCGACGGGTCCATCGTGGTGGAGAAGGTCCGCAACCTTCCCAAGGGCCAGGGCTTCGACGCCCTCACCGAGCAGTACGTCGACATGGTCTCCGCCGGCATCATCGACCCGGTCAAGGTGAGCCGGTCGGCGCTGCAGAACGCGGCCTCCATCGCTAGCCTCATCCTGACCACGGAGTCGCTGGTGACGGAGAAGCCCGAGAAGGAGAAGGGCAAGCCCGGCGCGCCCGACATGGACATGATGTGA
- the groES gene encoding co-chaperone GroES — MNVKPLGGRVLVKPLEREERTKSGIVLPDTAKEKPQQGKVIAVGSGRTLENGQKVPVEVSEGDTVIFSKYAGTEIKIDGEDYLILDAERDILAIVQ, encoded by the coding sequence ATGAACGTCAAGCCGCTTGGCGGCCGGGTCCTGGTGAAGCCCCTCGAGCGGGAGGAGCGTACGAAGAGCGGGATCGTCCTGCCGGACACCGCCAAGGAGAAGCCGCAGCAGGGCAAGGTCATCGCGGTCGGAAGCGGCCGCACCCTGGAGAACGGCCAGAAGGTGCCGGTCGAGGTGAGCGAGGGTGACACCGTGATCTTCTCCAAGTACGCCGGCACCGAGATCAAGATCGACGGTGAGGACTACCTCATCCTGGATGCCGAGCGGGACATCCTCGCGATCGTACAGTAG